A stretch of the Erinaceus europaeus chromosome 1, mEriEur2.1, whole genome shotgun sequence genome encodes the following:
- the SLC4A11 gene encoding solute carrier family 4 member 11 isoform X4, producing MSQAGFYEETGGYLKCDMDDTSETREESLGDEVFDTVNSSIVSAESIRFFVNVNLEVQPSQAAEGENIGGSGLLHTSRKYLKLKNFEEEIRAHRDLVGFLARASIILNETATSLDDVLRAMLHRLAQDPHNTEPDCNLDQLMAILFTDAGAPMEGKVHLLSDIIQGVTATVTGVQYQQSWLCIICTSKALLKRHVCISRLVRPQNWGENSCEVRFVILVLTPPKMKSTKTASEVGRTFATMFLDINFRQKLLRTRTEEEFKEALVHQRHLLTRACQYPPLASNMSTTCTHRHPQPPGPKDFFPVGKGIWEDIARRLPVYPLDFTDGIIGKNKAVGKYITTTLFLYFACLLPTIAFGSLNDENTNGVIDVQKSIIGQSIGGLLYALFSGQPLVVLLTTAPLALYIQGAVSSGVGAPGVPDPFSSLTAHPVPLPVVIRGICDDYNLDFNSFYAWTGLWNSFFLALYALFNLSLVMSLFKRSTEEIIALFISITFVLDAVKGMIKIFQKYYYGYSLELFRVGSTSLGNLLSLNSSLHTALNSSLSAGPLEAKPTASHPETAMLSLLIMLGTLWLGYTLYQFRKSPYLHHYVREILSDCALPIAVLTFSLISSYVFWQIKTSKFRYNPRDSLFVMARMDSLSLVAIAGAMGLGFLLSLLFFIEQNLVAGLANAPENRLVKGTAYHWDLLLIAIINTGLSLFGLPWIHAAYPHSPLHVRALALVEERVENGHIYETIVHVNETRLTTLGASILVGFSLLLLPFPLQCIPKPVLYGLFLYIALTSIDGNQLSERVALLLKEQTSYPPTHYIRRVPQRKIHYFTGLQVLQLLLLCAFGMSPLPYMKMIFPLIMIVMIPIRYNLLPRIIESKYLDAMDAEH from the exons GCTACCTTAAGTGTGACATGGATGATACCTCTGAAACCCGTGAAGAGAGCTTGGGGGATGAGGTCTTCGACACAGTCAACTCCTCCATTGTGTCTGCTGAGAGCATCCGTTTTTTTGTCAATGTCAACCTCGAGGTGCAGCCCAGCCAGGCAG CCGAGGGTGAAAACATTGGAGGCTCGGGTCTCCTGCATACCTCCAGGAAG TACTTGAAGTTGAAGAACTTTGAGGAAGAGATCCGTGCACACCGTGACCTCGTTGGCTTCCTGGCCCGGGCCAGCATCATCCTGAACGAGACGGCCACCTCTCTGGATGATGTGCTTCGGGCCATGCTGCACCGCCTCGCCCAGGACCCACACAACACCGAGCCCGACTGCAACTTGGACCAGCTCATGGCCATCCTCTTCACTGATGCTGGGGCACCCATGGAGGGGAAAG TCCACCTGCTCTCCGACATCATACAAGGGGTTACTGCCACGGTCACAGGAGTGCAGTACCAGCAGTCATGGCTCTGCATCAT CTGCACCTCCAAGGCTCTGCTGAAGCGGCATGTGTGTATCAGCCGCCTGGTCCGCCCGCAGAATTGGGGGGAGAATTCCTGCGAGGTGCGGTTTGTCATCCTGGTGCTGACTCCACCCAAGATG AAAAGCACTAAGACTGCGTCAGAGGTGGGGCGCACCTTCGCCACCATGTTCTTGGACATCAACTTCCGCCAGAAGCTCCTGAGAACCCGCACAGAGGAGGAATTCAAGGAAGCCCTGGTACATCAGCGACACCTGCTCACCAGGGCGTGCCAGTACCCACCCTTGGCATCCAACATGAGCACCACATgcacccacagacacccccag CCTCCAGGACCCAAGGACTTCTTCCCCGTGGGGAAGGGCATTTGGGAGGACATTGCCCGCAGGCTTCCCGTATACCCGCTGGACTTCACTGACG GCATCATTGGGAAAAACAAGGCCGTGGGCAAATACATCACCACCACTCTGTTCCTCTACTTTGCCTGCCTCCTGCCCACCATCGCTTTTGGGTCCCTCAATGACGAGAACACAAATGGGGTCATCG ACGTGCAGAAGTCCATCATCGGCCAGAGCATCGGGGGCCTCCTGTACGCACTCTTCTCAGGGCAGCCGCTGGTGGTGCTGCTCACCACTGCACCCCTGGCTCTCTATATTCAAGGTGCGGTGagcagtggggtgggggctcccgGAGTTCCTGACCCCTTCTCGTCCCTGACTGCCCACCCTGTCCCACTGCCTGTAGTGATTCGTGGCATCTGTGATGACTATAATCTGGACTTCAACTCCTTCTACGCGTGGACAGGCCTGTGGAACAGTTttttccttgcactttacgccctCTTCAACCTCAGCCTGGTCATGAGTCTCTTCAAGAG ATCCACAGAAGAGATCATCGCCTTGTTTATCTCTATCACGTTTGTGCTGGATGCTGTGAAGGGCATGATTAAAA TCTTTCAGAAGTACTACTATGGGTACAGCTTAGAGCTCTTCCGTGTGGGAAGCACATCCCTGGGGAACCTGTTGAGCCTCAACAGCAGCCTCCACACCGCCCTCAACAGCAGCCTCTCAGCTGGCCCACTGGAAGCCAAGCCTACCGCCAGCCATCCTGAGACAGCCATGCTCAGCCTCCTCATCATGCTAGGCACGCTCTGGCTGGGCTACACACTCTACCAGTTCAGGAAAAG cccctacctgcaccACTACGTGCGTGAGATCCTGTCGGACTGCGCCCTGCCCATCGCAGTGCTCACCTTCTCCCTCATCTCCTCCTATGTTTTCTGGCAGATCAAGA CGAGCAAGTTCCGCTACAACCCCAGAGACAGCCTGTTTGTGATGGCCAGGATGGACTCACTGTCCCTGGTGGCCATTGCCGGCGCCATGGGTCTCGGCTTCCTGCTGTCCTTGCTCTTCTTCATCGagcagaacctggtggctggttTGGCTAATGCACCAGAGAACAG GCTGGTGAAGGGCACTGCCTACCACTGGGACCTCCTGCTCATCGCCATCATCAACACTGGACTGTCTCTGTTCGGGCTGCCCTGGATTCACGCTGCGTACCCCCACTCTCCATTGCACGTCCGGGCCTTGGCTTTGGTGGAGGAGCGTGTGGAGAACGGGCACATTTATGAGAC GATTGTGCACGTGAATGAGACGCGGCTGACCACCCTGGGCGCCAGCATCCTGGTGGGCTTCTCCCTCCTGCTGCTGCCCTTCCCGCTGCAGTGCATCCCCAAGCCCGTGCTCTACGGCCTCTTCCTCTACATCGCGCTGACCTCCATCGACGGCAACCAGCTGTCTGAGCGAGTGGCCCTGCTGCTCAAGGAGCAG ACTTCGTACCCACCTACCCACTACATCCGGAGAGTCCCCCAGAGGAAGATCCACTACTTTACAGGCCTGCAGGtcctgcagctgctgctgctctgtgccTTTGGCATGAGCCCCCTGCCCTACATGAAGATGATCTTCCCCCTCATCATGATTGTCATGATCCCTATCCG ATACAACCTGCTGCCCCGAATCATTGAATCCAAATACTTGGACGCCATGGATGCTGAACACTGA
- the SLC4A11 gene encoding solute carrier family 4 member 11 isoform X3, with translation MGGVGVGRPRSARAPPVCPPLWRARSSNLAHAQQRRRPPGNRGDMSQAGFYEETGGYLKCDMDDTSETREESLGDEVFDTVNSSIVSAESIRFFVNVNLEVQPSQAAEGENIGGSGLLHTSRKYLKLKNFEEEIRAHRDLVGFLARASIILNETATSLDDVLRAMLHRLAQDPHNTEPDCNLDQLMAILFTDAGAPMEGKVHLLSDIIQGVTATVTGVQYQQSWLCIICTSKALLKRHVCISRLVRPQNWGENSCEVRFVILVLTPPKMKSTKTASEVGRTFATMFLDINFRQKLLRTRTEEEFKEALVHQRHLLTRACQYPPLASNMSTTCTHRHPQPPGPKDFFPVGKGIWEDIARRLPVYPLDFTDGIIGKNKAVGKYITTTLFLYFACLLPTIAFGSLNDENTNGVIDVQKSIIGQSIGGLLYALFSGQPLVVLLTTAPLALYIQVIRGICDDYNLDFNSFYAWTGLWNSFFLALYALFNLSLVMSLFKRSTEEIIALFISITFVLDAVKGMIKIFQKYYYGYSLELFRVGSTSLGNLLSLNSSLHTALNSSLSAGPLEAKPTASHPETAMLSLLIMLGTLWLGYTLYQFRKSPYLHHYVREILSDCALPIAVLTFSLISSYVFWQIKTSKFRYNPRDSLFVMARMDSLSLVAIAGAMGLGFLLSLLFFIEQNLVAGLANAPENRLVKGTAYHWDLLLIAIINTGLSLFGLPWIHAAYPHSPLHVRALALVEERVENGHIYETIVHVNETRLTTLGASILVGFSLLLLPFPLQCIPKPVLYGLFLYIALTSIDGNQLSERVALLLKEQTSYPPTHYIRRVPQRKIHYFTGLQVLQLLLLCAFGMSPLPYMKMIFPLIMIVMIPIRYNLLPRIIESKYLDAMDAEH, from the exons GCTACCTTAAGTGTGACATGGATGATACCTCTGAAACCCGTGAAGAGAGCTTGGGGGATGAGGTCTTCGACACAGTCAACTCCTCCATTGTGTCTGCTGAGAGCATCCGTTTTTTTGTCAATGTCAACCTCGAGGTGCAGCCCAGCCAGGCAG CCGAGGGTGAAAACATTGGAGGCTCGGGTCTCCTGCATACCTCCAGGAAG TACTTGAAGTTGAAGAACTTTGAGGAAGAGATCCGTGCACACCGTGACCTCGTTGGCTTCCTGGCCCGGGCCAGCATCATCCTGAACGAGACGGCCACCTCTCTGGATGATGTGCTTCGGGCCATGCTGCACCGCCTCGCCCAGGACCCACACAACACCGAGCCCGACTGCAACTTGGACCAGCTCATGGCCATCCTCTTCACTGATGCTGGGGCACCCATGGAGGGGAAAG TCCACCTGCTCTCCGACATCATACAAGGGGTTACTGCCACGGTCACAGGAGTGCAGTACCAGCAGTCATGGCTCTGCATCAT CTGCACCTCCAAGGCTCTGCTGAAGCGGCATGTGTGTATCAGCCGCCTGGTCCGCCCGCAGAATTGGGGGGAGAATTCCTGCGAGGTGCGGTTTGTCATCCTGGTGCTGACTCCACCCAAGATG AAAAGCACTAAGACTGCGTCAGAGGTGGGGCGCACCTTCGCCACCATGTTCTTGGACATCAACTTCCGCCAGAAGCTCCTGAGAACCCGCACAGAGGAGGAATTCAAGGAAGCCCTGGTACATCAGCGACACCTGCTCACCAGGGCGTGCCAGTACCCACCCTTGGCATCCAACATGAGCACCACATgcacccacagacacccccag CCTCCAGGACCCAAGGACTTCTTCCCCGTGGGGAAGGGCATTTGGGAGGACATTGCCCGCAGGCTTCCCGTATACCCGCTGGACTTCACTGACG GCATCATTGGGAAAAACAAGGCCGTGGGCAAATACATCACCACCACTCTGTTCCTCTACTTTGCCTGCCTCCTGCCCACCATCGCTTTTGGGTCCCTCAATGACGAGAACACAAATGGGGTCATCG ACGTGCAGAAGTCCATCATCGGCCAGAGCATCGGGGGCCTCCTGTACGCACTCTTCTCAGGGCAGCCGCTGGTGGTGCTGCTCACCACTGCACCCCTGGCTCTCTATATTCAAG TGATTCGTGGCATCTGTGATGACTATAATCTGGACTTCAACTCCTTCTACGCGTGGACAGGCCTGTGGAACAGTTttttccttgcactttacgccctCTTCAACCTCAGCCTGGTCATGAGTCTCTTCAAGAG ATCCACAGAAGAGATCATCGCCTTGTTTATCTCTATCACGTTTGTGCTGGATGCTGTGAAGGGCATGATTAAAA TCTTTCAGAAGTACTACTATGGGTACAGCTTAGAGCTCTTCCGTGTGGGAAGCACATCCCTGGGGAACCTGTTGAGCCTCAACAGCAGCCTCCACACCGCCCTCAACAGCAGCCTCTCAGCTGGCCCACTGGAAGCCAAGCCTACCGCCAGCCATCCTGAGACAGCCATGCTCAGCCTCCTCATCATGCTAGGCACGCTCTGGCTGGGCTACACACTCTACCAGTTCAGGAAAAG cccctacctgcaccACTACGTGCGTGAGATCCTGTCGGACTGCGCCCTGCCCATCGCAGTGCTCACCTTCTCCCTCATCTCCTCCTATGTTTTCTGGCAGATCAAGA CGAGCAAGTTCCGCTACAACCCCAGAGACAGCCTGTTTGTGATGGCCAGGATGGACTCACTGTCCCTGGTGGCCATTGCCGGCGCCATGGGTCTCGGCTTCCTGCTGTCCTTGCTCTTCTTCATCGagcagaacctggtggctggttTGGCTAATGCACCAGAGAACAG GCTGGTGAAGGGCACTGCCTACCACTGGGACCTCCTGCTCATCGCCATCATCAACACTGGACTGTCTCTGTTCGGGCTGCCCTGGATTCACGCTGCGTACCCCCACTCTCCATTGCACGTCCGGGCCTTGGCTTTGGTGGAGGAGCGTGTGGAGAACGGGCACATTTATGAGAC GATTGTGCACGTGAATGAGACGCGGCTGACCACCCTGGGCGCCAGCATCCTGGTGGGCTTCTCCCTCCTGCTGCTGCCCTTCCCGCTGCAGTGCATCCCCAAGCCCGTGCTCTACGGCCTCTTCCTCTACATCGCGCTGACCTCCATCGACGGCAACCAGCTGTCTGAGCGAGTGGCCCTGCTGCTCAAGGAGCAG ACTTCGTACCCACCTACCCACTACATCCGGAGAGTCCCCCAGAGGAAGATCCACTACTTTACAGGCCTGCAGGtcctgcagctgctgctgctctgtgccTTTGGCATGAGCCCCCTGCCCTACATGAAGATGATCTTCCCCCTCATCATGATTGTCATGATCCCTATCCG ATACAACCTGCTGCCCCGAATCATTGAATCCAAATACTTGGACGCCATGGATGCTGAACACTGA
- the SLC4A11 gene encoding solute carrier family 4 member 11 isoform X2: MDFTALKTSEMALVTGNRGDMSQAGFYEETGGYLKCDMDDTSETREESLGDEVFDTVNSSIVSAESIRFFVNVNLEVQPSQAAEGENIGGSGLLHTSRKYLKLKNFEEEIRAHRDLVGFLARASIILNETATSLDDVLRAMLHRLAQDPHNTEPDCNLDQLMAILFTDAGAPMEGKVHLLSDIIQGVTATVTGVQYQQSWLCIICTSKALLKRHVCISRLVRPQNWGENSCEVRFVILVLTPPKMKSTKTASEVGRTFATMFLDINFRQKLLRTRTEEEFKEALVHQRHLLTRACQYPPLASNMSTTCTHRHPQPPGPKDFFPVGKGIWEDIARRLPVYPLDFTDGIIGKNKAVGKYITTTLFLYFACLLPTIAFGSLNDENTNGVIDVQKSIIGQSIGGLLYALFSGQPLVVLLTTAPLALYIQGAVSSGVGAPGVPDPFSSLTAHPVPLPVVIRGICDDYNLDFNSFYAWTGLWNSFFLALYALFNLSLVMSLFKRSTEEIIALFISITFVLDAVKGMIKIFQKYYYGYSLELFRVGSTSLGNLLSLNSSLHTALNSSLSAGPLEAKPTASHPETAMLSLLIMLGTLWLGYTLYQFRKSPYLHHYVREILSDCALPIAVLTFSLISSYVFWQIKTSKFRYNPRDSLFVMARMDSLSLVAIAGAMGLGFLLSLLFFIEQNLVAGLANAPENRLVKGTAYHWDLLLIAIINTGLSLFGLPWIHAAYPHSPLHVRALALVEERVENGHIYETIVHVNETRLTTLGASILVGFSLLLLPFPLQCIPKPVLYGLFLYIALTSIDGNQLSERVALLLKEQTSYPPTHYIRRVPQRKIHYFTGLQVLQLLLLCAFGMSPLPYMKMIFPLIMIVMIPIRYNLLPRIIESKYLDAMDAEH; the protein is encoded by the exons GCTACCTTAAGTGTGACATGGATGATACCTCTGAAACCCGTGAAGAGAGCTTGGGGGATGAGGTCTTCGACACAGTCAACTCCTCCATTGTGTCTGCTGAGAGCATCCGTTTTTTTGTCAATGTCAACCTCGAGGTGCAGCCCAGCCAGGCAG CCGAGGGTGAAAACATTGGAGGCTCGGGTCTCCTGCATACCTCCAGGAAG TACTTGAAGTTGAAGAACTTTGAGGAAGAGATCCGTGCACACCGTGACCTCGTTGGCTTCCTGGCCCGGGCCAGCATCATCCTGAACGAGACGGCCACCTCTCTGGATGATGTGCTTCGGGCCATGCTGCACCGCCTCGCCCAGGACCCACACAACACCGAGCCCGACTGCAACTTGGACCAGCTCATGGCCATCCTCTTCACTGATGCTGGGGCACCCATGGAGGGGAAAG TCCACCTGCTCTCCGACATCATACAAGGGGTTACTGCCACGGTCACAGGAGTGCAGTACCAGCAGTCATGGCTCTGCATCAT CTGCACCTCCAAGGCTCTGCTGAAGCGGCATGTGTGTATCAGCCGCCTGGTCCGCCCGCAGAATTGGGGGGAGAATTCCTGCGAGGTGCGGTTTGTCATCCTGGTGCTGACTCCACCCAAGATG AAAAGCACTAAGACTGCGTCAGAGGTGGGGCGCACCTTCGCCACCATGTTCTTGGACATCAACTTCCGCCAGAAGCTCCTGAGAACCCGCACAGAGGAGGAATTCAAGGAAGCCCTGGTACATCAGCGACACCTGCTCACCAGGGCGTGCCAGTACCCACCCTTGGCATCCAACATGAGCACCACATgcacccacagacacccccag CCTCCAGGACCCAAGGACTTCTTCCCCGTGGGGAAGGGCATTTGGGAGGACATTGCCCGCAGGCTTCCCGTATACCCGCTGGACTTCACTGACG GCATCATTGGGAAAAACAAGGCCGTGGGCAAATACATCACCACCACTCTGTTCCTCTACTTTGCCTGCCTCCTGCCCACCATCGCTTTTGGGTCCCTCAATGACGAGAACACAAATGGGGTCATCG ACGTGCAGAAGTCCATCATCGGCCAGAGCATCGGGGGCCTCCTGTACGCACTCTTCTCAGGGCAGCCGCTGGTGGTGCTGCTCACCACTGCACCCCTGGCTCTCTATATTCAAGGTGCGGTGagcagtggggtgggggctcccgGAGTTCCTGACCCCTTCTCGTCCCTGACTGCCCACCCTGTCCCACTGCCTGTAGTGATTCGTGGCATCTGTGATGACTATAATCTGGACTTCAACTCCTTCTACGCGTGGACAGGCCTGTGGAACAGTTttttccttgcactttacgccctCTTCAACCTCAGCCTGGTCATGAGTCTCTTCAAGAG ATCCACAGAAGAGATCATCGCCTTGTTTATCTCTATCACGTTTGTGCTGGATGCTGTGAAGGGCATGATTAAAA TCTTTCAGAAGTACTACTATGGGTACAGCTTAGAGCTCTTCCGTGTGGGAAGCACATCCCTGGGGAACCTGTTGAGCCTCAACAGCAGCCTCCACACCGCCCTCAACAGCAGCCTCTCAGCTGGCCCACTGGAAGCCAAGCCTACCGCCAGCCATCCTGAGACAGCCATGCTCAGCCTCCTCATCATGCTAGGCACGCTCTGGCTGGGCTACACACTCTACCAGTTCAGGAAAAG cccctacctgcaccACTACGTGCGTGAGATCCTGTCGGACTGCGCCCTGCCCATCGCAGTGCTCACCTTCTCCCTCATCTCCTCCTATGTTTTCTGGCAGATCAAGA CGAGCAAGTTCCGCTACAACCCCAGAGACAGCCTGTTTGTGATGGCCAGGATGGACTCACTGTCCCTGGTGGCCATTGCCGGCGCCATGGGTCTCGGCTTCCTGCTGTCCTTGCTCTTCTTCATCGagcagaacctggtggctggttTGGCTAATGCACCAGAGAACAG GCTGGTGAAGGGCACTGCCTACCACTGGGACCTCCTGCTCATCGCCATCATCAACACTGGACTGTCTCTGTTCGGGCTGCCCTGGATTCACGCTGCGTACCCCCACTCTCCATTGCACGTCCGGGCCTTGGCTTTGGTGGAGGAGCGTGTGGAGAACGGGCACATTTATGAGAC GATTGTGCACGTGAATGAGACGCGGCTGACCACCCTGGGCGCCAGCATCCTGGTGGGCTTCTCCCTCCTGCTGCTGCCCTTCCCGCTGCAGTGCATCCCCAAGCCCGTGCTCTACGGCCTCTTCCTCTACATCGCGCTGACCTCCATCGACGGCAACCAGCTGTCTGAGCGAGTGGCCCTGCTGCTCAAGGAGCAG ACTTCGTACCCACCTACCCACTACATCCGGAGAGTCCCCCAGAGGAAGATCCACTACTTTACAGGCCTGCAGGtcctgcagctgctgctgctctgtgccTTTGGCATGAGCCCCCTGCCCTACATGAAGATGATCTTCCCCCTCATCATGATTGTCATGATCCCTATCCG ATACAACCTGCTGCCCCGAATCATTGAATCCAAATACTTGGACGCCATGGATGCTGAACACTGA
- the SLC4A11 gene encoding solute carrier family 4 member 11 isoform X1 codes for MGGVGVGRPRSARAPPVCPPLWRARSSNLAHAQQRRRPPGNRGDMSQAGFYEETGGYLKCDMDDTSETREESLGDEVFDTVNSSIVSAESIRFFVNVNLEVQPSQAAEGENIGGSGLLHTSRKYLKLKNFEEEIRAHRDLVGFLARASIILNETATSLDDVLRAMLHRLAQDPHNTEPDCNLDQLMAILFTDAGAPMEGKVHLLSDIIQGVTATVTGVQYQQSWLCIICTSKALLKRHVCISRLVRPQNWGENSCEVRFVILVLTPPKMKSTKTASEVGRTFATMFLDINFRQKLLRTRTEEEFKEALVHQRHLLTRACQYPPLASNMSTTCTHRHPQPPGPKDFFPVGKGIWEDIARRLPVYPLDFTDGIIGKNKAVGKYITTTLFLYFACLLPTIAFGSLNDENTNGVIDVQKSIIGQSIGGLLYALFSGQPLVVLLTTAPLALYIQGAVSSGVGAPGVPDPFSSLTAHPVPLPVVIRGICDDYNLDFNSFYAWTGLWNSFFLALYALFNLSLVMSLFKRSTEEIIALFISITFVLDAVKGMIKIFQKYYYGYSLELFRVGSTSLGNLLSLNSSLHTALNSSLSAGPLEAKPTASHPETAMLSLLIMLGTLWLGYTLYQFRKSPYLHHYVREILSDCALPIAVLTFSLISSYVFWQIKTSKFRYNPRDSLFVMARMDSLSLVAIAGAMGLGFLLSLLFFIEQNLVAGLANAPENRLVKGTAYHWDLLLIAIINTGLSLFGLPWIHAAYPHSPLHVRALALVEERVENGHIYETIVHVNETRLTTLGASILVGFSLLLLPFPLQCIPKPVLYGLFLYIALTSIDGNQLSERVALLLKEQTSYPPTHYIRRVPQRKIHYFTGLQVLQLLLLCAFGMSPLPYMKMIFPLIMIVMIPIRYNLLPRIIESKYLDAMDAEH; via the exons GCTACCTTAAGTGTGACATGGATGATACCTCTGAAACCCGTGAAGAGAGCTTGGGGGATGAGGTCTTCGACACAGTCAACTCCTCCATTGTGTCTGCTGAGAGCATCCGTTTTTTTGTCAATGTCAACCTCGAGGTGCAGCCCAGCCAGGCAG CCGAGGGTGAAAACATTGGAGGCTCGGGTCTCCTGCATACCTCCAGGAAG TACTTGAAGTTGAAGAACTTTGAGGAAGAGATCCGTGCACACCGTGACCTCGTTGGCTTCCTGGCCCGGGCCAGCATCATCCTGAACGAGACGGCCACCTCTCTGGATGATGTGCTTCGGGCCATGCTGCACCGCCTCGCCCAGGACCCACACAACACCGAGCCCGACTGCAACTTGGACCAGCTCATGGCCATCCTCTTCACTGATGCTGGGGCACCCATGGAGGGGAAAG TCCACCTGCTCTCCGACATCATACAAGGGGTTACTGCCACGGTCACAGGAGTGCAGTACCAGCAGTCATGGCTCTGCATCAT CTGCACCTCCAAGGCTCTGCTGAAGCGGCATGTGTGTATCAGCCGCCTGGTCCGCCCGCAGAATTGGGGGGAGAATTCCTGCGAGGTGCGGTTTGTCATCCTGGTGCTGACTCCACCCAAGATG AAAAGCACTAAGACTGCGTCAGAGGTGGGGCGCACCTTCGCCACCATGTTCTTGGACATCAACTTCCGCCAGAAGCTCCTGAGAACCCGCACAGAGGAGGAATTCAAGGAAGCCCTGGTACATCAGCGACACCTGCTCACCAGGGCGTGCCAGTACCCACCCTTGGCATCCAACATGAGCACCACATgcacccacagacacccccag CCTCCAGGACCCAAGGACTTCTTCCCCGTGGGGAAGGGCATTTGGGAGGACATTGCCCGCAGGCTTCCCGTATACCCGCTGGACTTCACTGACG GCATCATTGGGAAAAACAAGGCCGTGGGCAAATACATCACCACCACTCTGTTCCTCTACTTTGCCTGCCTCCTGCCCACCATCGCTTTTGGGTCCCTCAATGACGAGAACACAAATGGGGTCATCG ACGTGCAGAAGTCCATCATCGGCCAGAGCATCGGGGGCCTCCTGTACGCACTCTTCTCAGGGCAGCCGCTGGTGGTGCTGCTCACCACTGCACCCCTGGCTCTCTATATTCAAGGTGCGGTGagcagtggggtgggggctcccgGAGTTCCTGACCCCTTCTCGTCCCTGACTGCCCACCCTGTCCCACTGCCTGTAGTGATTCGTGGCATCTGTGATGACTATAATCTGGACTTCAACTCCTTCTACGCGTGGACAGGCCTGTGGAACAGTTttttccttgcactttacgccctCTTCAACCTCAGCCTGGTCATGAGTCTCTTCAAGAG ATCCACAGAAGAGATCATCGCCTTGTTTATCTCTATCACGTTTGTGCTGGATGCTGTGAAGGGCATGATTAAAA TCTTTCAGAAGTACTACTATGGGTACAGCTTAGAGCTCTTCCGTGTGGGAAGCACATCCCTGGGGAACCTGTTGAGCCTCAACAGCAGCCTCCACACCGCCCTCAACAGCAGCCTCTCAGCTGGCCCACTGGAAGCCAAGCCTACCGCCAGCCATCCTGAGACAGCCATGCTCAGCCTCCTCATCATGCTAGGCACGCTCTGGCTGGGCTACACACTCTACCAGTTCAGGAAAAG cccctacctgcaccACTACGTGCGTGAGATCCTGTCGGACTGCGCCCTGCCCATCGCAGTGCTCACCTTCTCCCTCATCTCCTCCTATGTTTTCTGGCAGATCAAGA CGAGCAAGTTCCGCTACAACCCCAGAGACAGCCTGTTTGTGATGGCCAGGATGGACTCACTGTCCCTGGTGGCCATTGCCGGCGCCATGGGTCTCGGCTTCCTGCTGTCCTTGCTCTTCTTCATCGagcagaacctggtggctggttTGGCTAATGCACCAGAGAACAG GCTGGTGAAGGGCACTGCCTACCACTGGGACCTCCTGCTCATCGCCATCATCAACACTGGACTGTCTCTGTTCGGGCTGCCCTGGATTCACGCTGCGTACCCCCACTCTCCATTGCACGTCCGGGCCTTGGCTTTGGTGGAGGAGCGTGTGGAGAACGGGCACATTTATGAGAC GATTGTGCACGTGAATGAGACGCGGCTGACCACCCTGGGCGCCAGCATCCTGGTGGGCTTCTCCCTCCTGCTGCTGCCCTTCCCGCTGCAGTGCATCCCCAAGCCCGTGCTCTACGGCCTCTTCCTCTACATCGCGCTGACCTCCATCGACGGCAACCAGCTGTCTGAGCGAGTGGCCCTGCTGCTCAAGGAGCAG ACTTCGTACCCACCTACCCACTACATCCGGAGAGTCCCCCAGAGGAAGATCCACTACTTTACAGGCCTGCAGGtcctgcagctgctgctgctctgtgccTTTGGCATGAGCCCCCTGCCCTACATGAAGATGATCTTCCCCCTCATCATGATTGTCATGATCCCTATCCG ATACAACCTGCTGCCCCGAATCATTGAATCCAAATACTTGGACGCCATGGATGCTGAACACTGA